The Cytophagia bacterium CHB2 genomic sequence TATCTTGATGTTTCTCTAAACTTTGCAACCCGGCAGCGGCCAGACTGTTGCTTCGCCACAACATGAAGCTGCGGCCCCCAACGAACGATATTACCAAAAAAACGGTAAATGCGACGGCATACCGGGGAGCTACATGAAGAACTTCGTCTAACACATCCCTGAGATAGGAAACAAGCGAAAGCCCTCGACTGCGCAAATCTGCAAACCCGGAAGACCCGGCTTGAGCAGCGGCATTAAGCTCCGGCCGTTGCGCAAGTTTTTTGACGTGTTGATCCGCGTCTACCAGCGTTTGAACCTCAAGTTTTTCATCTTCGGGAGTTACTGTTTCGGCTTCCAGCCTGATCTGGCGGGCCAGCGCAACTCGGCAATCATGACAGTTGGCCAAGTGCCGTTCGAGTTCGCGCTTTTGGAAGAAAGGCAATTCTCCGGCGAAATAAAGTCCGAGGGTTTCTACTTCTGGGCAGGCGGTTGTTACTGCTCGAGGCTTTTCTGGTTTGTGCTTTGCAGCAATGCGACCGATATGGCCGGCCAGCTCGTCGAGTTGGCGGCAGGCTTCACAATTCGCAAGATGATCGCCTATCGCCTGCTCTTCTCGCGCTTCCAGCGAGCGACGCCGTCGATCAACCCACGCAGTTAAATTAAAATGTTGCTCCACACCCAATCTCCATTAAAATACTCCAACGTT encodes the following:
- a CDS encoding tetratricopeptide repeat protein translates to MGVEQHFNLTAWVDRRRRSLEAREEQAIGDHLANCEACRQLDELAGHIGRIAAKHKPEKPRAVTTACPEVETLGLYFAGELPFFQKRELERHLANCHDCRVALARQIRLEAETVTPEDEKLEVQTLVDADQHVKKLAQRPELNAAAQAGSSGFADLRSRGLSLVSYLRDVLDEVLHVAPRYAVAFTVFLVISFVGGRSFMLWRSNSLAAAGLQSLEKHQDISRHGFRLKGNFIPAIIQTRGEGESDPGQQTAATQFEKSLWWNDDNREAKRGRALALFFAGDFAASQNLLSELLDGEPNNPIILNDLGAVAAAESEEEAALRYFEKALQINPGFVEARFNHAAVLQKLKRFEEAQAAWKRYAELQDTAAWRDVAEERKSEIADFQNF